DNA sequence from the Paenibacillus azoreducens genome:
GTAAATGAGGAGGAGAAAGAGAAGCTGGCCTCGATTCTCACCAATATGAGCGACGGCGTGATCGCGACGGATGAAGCGGGGCGGATTATTCTGGTCAACCGTCGCGCAGGTGCGATTCTGGACGTGGACGAAGAGGAACTTTCCGGCTGCGGCATCGCCGAGGTGCTTGGACTGAATCCTGAACAGACGCAGATGTTTACCGAGGGCACTTACGTGACAATGCTGCTGCAGATGAGCCCGGAGGAGGAGCGTTCCTCCATGATTCGGGTGACTTTTACGCCGATCCACCGGCGGGAATTTGGCATTACGGGTACGATTGCCGTGCTGCAGGATGTTACCGAGCAGGAGAAGCTCGAAGCGTCGCGGCGGGAATTCGTGGCGAACGTATCGCATGAGCTGCGGACGCCGCTTACGACGATCAAAAGTTACACTGAAGCGCTGGATGACGGCGCGCTGGACGAGCCCGCGCTTGCGTCCCGGTTTGTCGGCGTCATTCAAAACGAGACAGGCCGGATGATCCGGCTCGTAACCGATCTGTTGCATTTGTCGCGGTTGGATAACAAAGAAGCCCTTCTGCGCAAGCAGCCGACGGATGTACTGGAAATGCTTGAAGATGTGGCTGACCGGTTTGCTTTTCAAATGCAGCAGAAGGACATCCAGTCCGAGGTCAAAGTGGAGACTGAATTGCATAAAGCGCTTTGCGACCGCGACCAGATCGACCAAGTGCTGGACAATCTGGTATCCAACGCGATGAAATATACGCAATCCGGCGGAACCATTACGATGGGGGCGGAAGAAACAACGGGGAATCTGCTTGCCATTTTCGTGCAGGATTCGGGGATCGGCATTCCGAAAAAGGATTTGGACCGGATTTTCGAACGCTTCTACCGGGTTGACAAGGCGCGTTCCCGCAACATGGGCGGCACCGGACTTGGCTTGTCTATCGCCAGGGAAATCGTGTTGGCACATGGCGGGACGATTGCCATCCAATCCGATCTTGGCCAGGGAACAAAAGTCATATTTACGCTGCCGACGGCAGAGGCTGAGGGGGTGGCAA
Encoded proteins:
- the walK gene encoding cell wall metabolism sensor histidine kinase WalK, with the translated sequence MKWISFFRTIQAKLIIIYVLLILIAMQLIGVYFVSAMKNSLTRNFTQDLQERAELLSVLAAEKLESTADTGENNSVESLGAIVTNLFNMDGAEIQVLDASGKVLITSNQSHIDYVGRKNTQTVVSRALQGSKDNEEYVIDEDNVRKMVVAKPVFNKGKIVGAVYIVASMKDLYTTMGRVNNIFISGILLALGLTAVLGVILAHTITHPIKEMTRHATAVAEGDFGQKMPVFGNDEIGQLSEAFNYMTTRLREALLVNEEEKEKLASILTNMSDGVIATDEAGRIILVNRRAGAILDVDEEELSGCGIAEVLGLNPEQTQMFTEGTYVTMLLQMSPEEERSSMIRVTFTPIHRREFGITGTIAVLQDVTEQEKLEASRREFVANVSHELRTPLTTIKSYTEALDDGALDEPALASRFVGVIQNETGRMIRLVTDLLHLSRLDNKEALLRKQPTDVLEMLEDVADRFAFQMQQKDIQSEVKVETELHKALCDRDQIDQVLDNLVSNAMKYTQSGGTITMGAEETTGNLLAIFVQDSGIGIPKKDLDRIFERFYRVDKARSRNMGGTGLGLSIAREIVLAHGGTIAIQSDLGQGTKVIFTLPTAEAEGVAT